A window from Mangifera indica cultivar Alphonso chromosome 2, CATAS_Mindica_2.1, whole genome shotgun sequence encodes these proteins:
- the LOC123208368 gene encoding serine/arginine repetitive matrix protein 1 isoform X4, with translation MKAAAADALDANAKTTLAKDSSIWSEDGKGPGERNGVRGRSRVPKSPQSAGHSPSPHRGSPSRSFSKSHSNSRSYSDSGRRKSRSVSRSPEARRRSISADRVHHSLRRRSITPRRRHSPPLSRSPRRRSSYLRRRSRSRSLRRSPSPLRRRRNSPSPMLHGSPSLARHRRSPSPVVRRRRSPSPVRRHRSPSPVRRRRSPSPIRRRGSPSPVRRRRSPSPVWHRRSPSPVRRRRSPSPVRCRRSPSPIRRRRSPSPIRRRRSPLPIRHRRSPSPMERESLSPVRRGLSLVHHRTPSPVRCRSPSPVHHTSLSPVQQRYQRSPLTPQRQSTSLMQKSSLVPARMRPHTPSHHRSPSPYESSSPSPTRRRDLSPVKRKSPSEYKRSPVQSPREKFRTRESLSPAVHRHSSSLRSPLRDLKDQNDLRKRSAISPSPERSPAVSESPLHAPRKRRTSEDRRSFSPCDSPVRQARLARIDDSNLSPPQKPRDKLRQGGPDTSKERKGANQTRDHKSVSSHRSMQKEDYSPDTVAPDCHPPESGSQPDKMDLKKKNQDLRSEKSSGRSAHPVTVDQEKSPILPAERRQSSYPGESRRSDERNHSRSRNGKDSDQRHKSENVTMVIEKVDHGNRSDTVDSGSEESYKHRNDNKEKRKHKYERKEVASDDDYSYDSETERKQAKRRRKEEKKLRKEEKRRRRDEKRRRKEERRAEKLKLKNHNDADGSDGEHVPKRVSHPSEDEATESEQKRLEIELRNKALESIKAKKISSR, from the exons ATGAAGGCTGCTGCTGCTGATGCTTTGGATGCAAACGCAAAGACTACGCTTGCAAAGGATTCGAGTATCTGGTCCGAGGATGGGAAAGGACCTGGTGAGAGGAATGGTGTGAGAGGAAGGAGCAG GGTTCCTAAGTCTCCTCAGTCGGCTGGTCATTCTCCTTCACCTCATCG AGGTTCACCTTCCAGGTCATTCAGCAAGTCTCATTCCAATTCCAGAAGTTATTCAGA CAGTGGCAGGCGTAAGTCAAGGAGTGTGTCTAGATCACCTGAAGCACGAAGGCGCTCTATTTCTGCTGATAGGGTGCACCACTCTTTGAGAAGACGATCAATTACACCCCGTAGGAGACATTCACCTCCGTTATCCCGCTCTCCTAGACGAAGATCATCTTATTTAAGGCGAAGATCTAGGTCACGGTCGCTTCGCAGATCACCTTCGCCCTTACGACGTAGACGTAATTCACCCTCACCTATGCTTCATGGATCACCATCTCTTGCTCGACATCGTAGATCACCATCTCCTGTTGTTCGACGCCGTAGGTCGCCATCACCTGTGCGGCGCCATAGGTCACCATCACCTGTTCGACGTCGTAGGTCACCATCACCTATTCGGCGCCGTGGGTCACCATCACCTGTTCGTCGCCGAAGGTCACCATCACCTGTTTGGCATCGTAGGTCACCATCACCTGTTCGACGTCGTAGGTCACCGTCACCTGTTCGGTGTCGTAGGTCACCTTCACCAATTCGGCGTCGTAGGTCACCTTCACCAATTCGGCGTCGTAGATCACCTTTACCAATTCGACATCGTAGATCACCTTCACCCATGGAACGTGAATCTCTTTCACCTGTGCGACGTGGCCTTTCTCTGGTGCATCATAGGACCCCTTCGCCTGTGCGTTGTAGGTCGCCTTCGCCTGTTCATCATACTTCACTCTCTCCTGTGCAACAACGGTATCAAAGATCTCCTTTGACTCCACAACGCCAATCTACATCTCTCATGCAAAAAAGTTCACTTGTTCCTGCTCGCATGAGACCACATACTCCATCCCATCATAGGTCTCCTTCACCCTATGAATCAAGTTCTCCATCTCCTACACGGCGTAGGGATCTATCTCCGGTTAAGAGGAAATCTCCCAGTGAGTATAAGAGATCACCCGTGCAATCTCCTAGAGAGAAATTTAG AACTCGTGAGAGTTTGTCTCCTGCTGTGCATCGACATTCCAGCTCTTTGAGGTCACCACTTAGAGATTTAAAGGACCAGAATGATTTACGTAAGAGGTCAGCTATTTCACCTTCACCAGAGAGGTCTCCGGCTGTGTCAGAATCCCCTCTACATGCACCAAGGAAAAGGAGAACTAGTGAAGATAGGAG GTCATTTAGTCCATGTGATAGCCCTGTGAGGCAGGCCAGGCTTGCGAGGATTGATGATAGCAACTTGAGTCCTCCACAAAAACCAAGAGATAAACTTCGCCAGGGTGGTCCAGATACAAGCAAGGAGCGAAAAGGTGCCAATCAGACTAG GGATCATAAATCTGTGTCATCACATAGATCTATGCAGAAGGAAGATTATTCTCCAGACACAGTTGCACCAGATTGTCACCCTCCTGAATCTGGGAGCCAACCTGATAAGATggatttgaagaagaaaaaccagGATTTAAGGAG TGAAAAATCCTCTGGGAGGAGTGCTCATCCTGTAACTGTTGATCAAGAAAAGTCACCAATCTTGCCTGCTGAGAGGCGTCAATCATCATACCCTGGAGAAAGTAGAAGATCTGATGAGAGAAACCACTCTCGTTCAAGGAATGGCAAGGACAGTGATCAACGACATAAATCAGAAAATGTGACAATGGTCATTGAAAAAGTTGATCATGGAAACCGGAGTGATACTGTTGATTCTGGTTCTGAGGAAAGTTACAAACATAGAAACGATAATAAGGAAAAGAGAAAGCATAAATATGAGAGAAAAGAAGTGGCTTCAGATGATGACTACAGTTATGATTCTGAAACTGAGAGGAAGCAGGCTAAGAGGaggagaaaggaagaaaagaaattaagaaaagagGAAAAGCGTCGAAGGCGTGATGAGAAGCGTCGTAGGAAGGAAGAGCGACGTGCAGAGAAgctcaaattgaaaaatcataatgATGCTGATGGTTCAGATGGAGAACATGTTCCTAAAAGGGTGTCTCATCCAAGTGAAGATGAAGCAACAGAATCTGAACAGAAAAGGCTTGAAATTGAGTTACGAAATAAGGCCTTAGAATCCATCAAAGCAAAGAAGATCAGCAGTCGCTAA
- the LOC123208368 gene encoding serine/arginine repetitive matrix protein 1 isoform X3 — protein sequence MLVEFLNSSWMPRKKKQGKKKVEADRIANEIQKKKEKESRELDQERLKKMDGAVEMKAAAADALDANAKTTLAKDSSIWSEDGKGPGERNGVRGRSRVPKSPQSAGHSPSPHRGSPSRSFSKSHSNSRSYSDSGRRKSRSVSRSPEARRRSISADRVHHSLRRRSITPRRRHSPPLSRSPRRRSSYLRRRSRSRSLRRSPSPLRRRRNSPSPMLHGSPSLARHRRSPSPVVRRRRSPSPVRRHRSPSPVRRRRSPSPIRRRGSPSPVRRRRSPSPVWHRRSPSPVRRRRSPSPVRCRRSPSPIRRRRSPSPIRRRRSPLPIRHRRSPSPMERESLSPVRRGLSLVHHRTPSPVRCRSPSPVHHTSLSPVQQRYQRSPLTPQRQSTSLMQKSSLVPARMRPHTPSHHRSPSPYESSSPSPTRRRDLSPVKRKSPSEYKRSPVQSPREKFRTRESLSPAVHRHSSSLRSPLRDLKDQNDLRKRSAISPSPERSPAVSESPLHAPRKRRTSEDRRSFSPCDSPVRQARLARIDDSNLSPPQKPRDKLRQGGPDTSKERKGANQTRDHKSVSSHRSMQKEDYSPDTVAPDCHPPESGSQPDKMDLKKKNQDLRSEKSSGRSAHPVTVDQEKSPILPAERRQSSYPGESRRSDERNHSRSRNGKDSDQRHKSENVTMVIEKVDHGNRSDTVDSGSEESYKHRNDNKEKRKHKYERKEVASDDDYSYDSETERKQAKRRRKEEKKLRKEEKRRRRDEKRRRKEERRAEKLKLKNHNDADGSDGEHVPKRVSHPSEDEATESEQKRLEIELRNKALESIKAKKISSR from the exons ATGCTAGTGGAGTTCCTCAACAGTTCTTGGatgccaaggaagaagaaacaaggaaaaaaaa AGGTGGAGGCAGATAGGATAGCAAATGAAAttcagaagaagaaagagaaggaaaGTAGAGAACTTGAccaagagagattgaagaagatg GACGGTGCAGTTGAAATGAAGGCTGCTGCTGCTGATGCTTTGGATGCAAACGCAAAGACTACGCTTGCAAAGGATTCGAGTATCTGGTCCGAGGATGGGAAAGGACCTGGTGAGAGGAATGGTGTGAGAGGAAGGAGCAG GGTTCCTAAGTCTCCTCAGTCGGCTGGTCATTCTCCTTCACCTCATCG AGGTTCACCTTCCAGGTCATTCAGCAAGTCTCATTCCAATTCCAGAAGTTATTCAGA CAGTGGCAGGCGTAAGTCAAGGAGTGTGTCTAGATCACCTGAAGCACGAAGGCGCTCTATTTCTGCTGATAGGGTGCACCACTCTTTGAGAAGACGATCAATTACACCCCGTAGGAGACATTCACCTCCGTTATCCCGCTCTCCTAGACGAAGATCATCTTATTTAAGGCGAAGATCTAGGTCACGGTCGCTTCGCAGATCACCTTCGCCCTTACGACGTAGACGTAATTCACCCTCACCTATGCTTCATGGATCACCATCTCTTGCTCGACATCGTAGATCACCATCTCCTGTTGTTCGACGCCGTAGGTCGCCATCACCTGTGCGGCGCCATAGGTCACCATCACCTGTTCGACGTCGTAGGTCACCATCACCTATTCGGCGCCGTGGGTCACCATCACCTGTTCGTCGCCGAAGGTCACCATCACCTGTTTGGCATCGTAGGTCACCATCACCTGTTCGACGTCGTAGGTCACCGTCACCTGTTCGGTGTCGTAGGTCACCTTCACCAATTCGGCGTCGTAGGTCACCTTCACCAATTCGGCGTCGTAGATCACCTTTACCAATTCGACATCGTAGATCACCTTCACCCATGGAACGTGAATCTCTTTCACCTGTGCGACGTGGCCTTTCTCTGGTGCATCATAGGACCCCTTCGCCTGTGCGTTGTAGGTCGCCTTCGCCTGTTCATCATACTTCACTCTCTCCTGTGCAACAACGGTATCAAAGATCTCCTTTGACTCCACAACGCCAATCTACATCTCTCATGCAAAAAAGTTCACTTGTTCCTGCTCGCATGAGACCACATACTCCATCCCATCATAGGTCTCCTTCACCCTATGAATCAAGTTCTCCATCTCCTACACGGCGTAGGGATCTATCTCCGGTTAAGAGGAAATCTCCCAGTGAGTATAAGAGATCACCCGTGCAATCTCCTAGAGAGAAATTTAG AACTCGTGAGAGTTTGTCTCCTGCTGTGCATCGACATTCCAGCTCTTTGAGGTCACCACTTAGAGATTTAAAGGACCAGAATGATTTACGTAAGAGGTCAGCTATTTCACCTTCACCAGAGAGGTCTCCGGCTGTGTCAGAATCCCCTCTACATGCACCAAGGAAAAGGAGAACTAGTGAAGATAGGAG GTCATTTAGTCCATGTGATAGCCCTGTGAGGCAGGCCAGGCTTGCGAGGATTGATGATAGCAACTTGAGTCCTCCACAAAAACCAAGAGATAAACTTCGCCAGGGTGGTCCAGATACAAGCAAGGAGCGAAAAGGTGCCAATCAGACTAG GGATCATAAATCTGTGTCATCACATAGATCTATGCAGAAGGAAGATTATTCTCCAGACACAGTTGCACCAGATTGTCACCCTCCTGAATCTGGGAGCCAACCTGATAAGATggatttgaagaagaaaaaccagGATTTAAGGAG TGAAAAATCCTCTGGGAGGAGTGCTCATCCTGTAACTGTTGATCAAGAAAAGTCACCAATCTTGCCTGCTGAGAGGCGTCAATCATCATACCCTGGAGAAAGTAGAAGATCTGATGAGAGAAACCACTCTCGTTCAAGGAATGGCAAGGACAGTGATCAACGACATAAATCAGAAAATGTGACAATGGTCATTGAAAAAGTTGATCATGGAAACCGGAGTGATACTGTTGATTCTGGTTCTGAGGAAAGTTACAAACATAGAAACGATAATAAGGAAAAGAGAAAGCATAAATATGAGAGAAAAGAAGTGGCTTCAGATGATGACTACAGTTATGATTCTGAAACTGAGAGGAAGCAGGCTAAGAGGaggagaaaggaagaaaagaaattaagaaaagagGAAAAGCGTCGAAGGCGTGATGAGAAGCGTCGTAGGAAGGAAGAGCGACGTGCAGAGAAgctcaaattgaaaaatcataatgATGCTGATGGTTCAGATGGAGAACATGTTCCTAAAAGGGTGTCTCATCCAAGTGAAGATGAAGCAACAGAATCTGAACAGAAAAGGCTTGAAATTGAGTTACGAAATAAGGCCTTAGAATCCATCAAAGCAAAGAAGATCAGCAGTCGCTAA
- the LOC123208368 gene encoding serine/arginine repetitive matrix protein 1 isoform X1, producing the protein MSGGFFRGTSADQDTRFSNKQAKLMKSQKFAAELDHLVDMAKVKMDVIRPWIANRVTELLGFEDEVLINFIYGLLDGKEVNGKEVQISLTGFMEKNTGKFMKELWILLLSAQKNASGVPQQFLDAKEEETRKKKVEADRIANEIQKKKEKESRELDQERLKKMDGAVEMKAAAADALDANAKTTLAKDSSIWSEDGKGPGERNGVRGRSRVPKSPQSAGHSPSPHRGSPSRSFSKSHSNSRSYSDSGRRKSRSVSRSPEARRRSISADRVHHSLRRRSITPRRRHSPPLSRSPRRRSSYLRRRSRSRSLRRSPSPLRRRRNSPSPMLHGSPSLARHRRSPSPVVRRRRSPSPVRRHRSPSPVRRRRSPSPIRRRGSPSPVRRRRSPSPVWHRRSPSPVRRRRSPSPVRCRRSPSPIRRRRSPSPIRRRRSPLPIRHRRSPSPMERESLSPVRRGLSLVHHRTPSPVRCRSPSPVHHTSLSPVQQRYQRSPLTPQRQSTSLMQKSSLVPARMRPHTPSHHRSPSPYESSSPSPTRRRDLSPVKRKSPSEYKRSPVQSPREKFRTRESLSPAVHRHSSSLRSPLRDLKDQNDLRKRSAISPSPERSPAVSESPLHAPRKRRTSEDRRSFSPCDSPVRQARLARIDDSNLSPPQKPRDKLRQGGPDTSKERKGANQTRDHKSVSSHRSMQKEDYSPDTVAPDCHPPESGSQPDKMDLKKKNQDLRSEKSSGRSAHPVTVDQEKSPILPAERRQSSYPGESRRSDERNHSRSRNGKDSDQRHKSENVTMVIEKVDHGNRSDTVDSGSEESYKHRNDNKEKRKHKYERKEVASDDDYSYDSETERKQAKRRRKEEKKLRKEEKRRRRDEKRRRKEERRAEKLKLKNHNDADGSDGEHVPKRVSHPSEDEATESEQKRLEIELRNKALESIKAKKISSR; encoded by the exons ATGTCGGGCGGGTTCTTCAGG GGCACCTCGGCTGATCAAGATACGCGGTTCTCGAACAAGCAAGCGAAGCTCATGAAATCGCAGAAATTCGCGGCTGAACTGGACCATCTG GTGGACATGGCAAAAGTGAAGATGGATGTTATTAGACCATGGATTGCTAATAGGGTTACTGAGCTACTTGGCTTTGAAGATGAAGTTCTCATCAACTTCATTTATGGTCTTCTTGATGGAAAg GAGGTGAATGGGAAAGAGGTCCAGATATCACTTACTGGTTTCATGGAAAAAAATACTGGTAAGTTTATGAAAGAGCTTTGGATACTTCTCCTCAGTGCGCAAAAGAATGCTAGTGGAGTTCCTCAACAGTTCTTGGatgccaaggaagaagaaacaaggaaaaaaaag GTGGAGGCAGATAGGATAGCAAATGAAAttcagaagaagaaagagaaggaaaGTAGAGAACTTGAccaagagagattgaagaagatg GACGGTGCAGTTGAAATGAAGGCTGCTGCTGCTGATGCTTTGGATGCAAACGCAAAGACTACGCTTGCAAAGGATTCGAGTATCTGGTCCGAGGATGGGAAAGGACCTGGTGAGAGGAATGGTGTGAGAGGAAGGAGCAG GGTTCCTAAGTCTCCTCAGTCGGCTGGTCATTCTCCTTCACCTCATCG AGGTTCACCTTCCAGGTCATTCAGCAAGTCTCATTCCAATTCCAGAAGTTATTCAGA CAGTGGCAGGCGTAAGTCAAGGAGTGTGTCTAGATCACCTGAAGCACGAAGGCGCTCTATTTCTGCTGATAGGGTGCACCACTCTTTGAGAAGACGATCAATTACACCCCGTAGGAGACATTCACCTCCGTTATCCCGCTCTCCTAGACGAAGATCATCTTATTTAAGGCGAAGATCTAGGTCACGGTCGCTTCGCAGATCACCTTCGCCCTTACGACGTAGACGTAATTCACCCTCACCTATGCTTCATGGATCACCATCTCTTGCTCGACATCGTAGATCACCATCTCCTGTTGTTCGACGCCGTAGGTCGCCATCACCTGTGCGGCGCCATAGGTCACCATCACCTGTTCGACGTCGTAGGTCACCATCACCTATTCGGCGCCGTGGGTCACCATCACCTGTTCGTCGCCGAAGGTCACCATCACCTGTTTGGCATCGTAGGTCACCATCACCTGTTCGACGTCGTAGGTCACCGTCACCTGTTCGGTGTCGTAGGTCACCTTCACCAATTCGGCGTCGTAGGTCACCTTCACCAATTCGGCGTCGTAGATCACCTTTACCAATTCGACATCGTAGATCACCTTCACCCATGGAACGTGAATCTCTTTCACCTGTGCGACGTGGCCTTTCTCTGGTGCATCATAGGACCCCTTCGCCTGTGCGTTGTAGGTCGCCTTCGCCTGTTCATCATACTTCACTCTCTCCTGTGCAACAACGGTATCAAAGATCTCCTTTGACTCCACAACGCCAATCTACATCTCTCATGCAAAAAAGTTCACTTGTTCCTGCTCGCATGAGACCACATACTCCATCCCATCATAGGTCTCCTTCACCCTATGAATCAAGTTCTCCATCTCCTACACGGCGTAGGGATCTATCTCCGGTTAAGAGGAAATCTCCCAGTGAGTATAAGAGATCACCCGTGCAATCTCCTAGAGAGAAATTTAG AACTCGTGAGAGTTTGTCTCCTGCTGTGCATCGACATTCCAGCTCTTTGAGGTCACCACTTAGAGATTTAAAGGACCAGAATGATTTACGTAAGAGGTCAGCTATTTCACCTTCACCAGAGAGGTCTCCGGCTGTGTCAGAATCCCCTCTACATGCACCAAGGAAAAGGAGAACTAGTGAAGATAGGAG GTCATTTAGTCCATGTGATAGCCCTGTGAGGCAGGCCAGGCTTGCGAGGATTGATGATAGCAACTTGAGTCCTCCACAAAAACCAAGAGATAAACTTCGCCAGGGTGGTCCAGATACAAGCAAGGAGCGAAAAGGTGCCAATCAGACTAG GGATCATAAATCTGTGTCATCACATAGATCTATGCAGAAGGAAGATTATTCTCCAGACACAGTTGCACCAGATTGTCACCCTCCTGAATCTGGGAGCCAACCTGATAAGATggatttgaagaagaaaaaccagGATTTAAGGAG TGAAAAATCCTCTGGGAGGAGTGCTCATCCTGTAACTGTTGATCAAGAAAAGTCACCAATCTTGCCTGCTGAGAGGCGTCAATCATCATACCCTGGAGAAAGTAGAAGATCTGATGAGAGAAACCACTCTCGTTCAAGGAATGGCAAGGACAGTGATCAACGACATAAATCAGAAAATGTGACAATGGTCATTGAAAAAGTTGATCATGGAAACCGGAGTGATACTGTTGATTCTGGTTCTGAGGAAAGTTACAAACATAGAAACGATAATAAGGAAAAGAGAAAGCATAAATATGAGAGAAAAGAAGTGGCTTCAGATGATGACTACAGTTATGATTCTGAAACTGAGAGGAAGCAGGCTAAGAGGaggagaaaggaagaaaagaaattaagaaaagagGAAAAGCGTCGAAGGCGTGATGAGAAGCGTCGTAGGAAGGAAGAGCGACGTGCAGAGAAgctcaaattgaaaaatcataatgATGCTGATGGTTCAGATGGAGAACATGTTCCTAAAAGGGTGTCTCATCCAAGTGAAGATGAAGCAACAGAATCTGAACAGAAAAGGCTTGAAATTGAGTTACGAAATAAGGCCTTAGAATCCATCAAAGCAAAGAAGATCAGCAGTCGCTAA
- the LOC123208368 gene encoding serine/arginine repetitive matrix protein 1 isoform X2, producing the protein MSGGFFRGTSADQDTRFSNKQAKLMKSQKFAAELDHLVDMAKVKMDVIRPWIANRVTELLGFEDEVLINFIYGLLDGKEVNGKEVQISLTGFMEKNTGKFMKELWILLLSAQKNASGVPQQFLDAKEEETRKKKVEADRIANEIQKKKEKESRELDQERLKKMDGAVEMKAAAADALDANAKTTLAKDSSIWSEDGKGPGERNGVRGRSRVPKSPQSAGHSPSPHRGSPSRSFSKSHSNSRSYSDGRRKSRSVSRSPEARRRSISADRVHHSLRRRSITPRRRHSPPLSRSPRRRSSYLRRRSRSRSLRRSPSPLRRRRNSPSPMLHGSPSLARHRRSPSPVVRRRRSPSPVRRHRSPSPVRRRRSPSPIRRRGSPSPVRRRRSPSPVWHRRSPSPVRRRRSPSPVRCRRSPSPIRRRRSPSPIRRRRSPLPIRHRRSPSPMERESLSPVRRGLSLVHHRTPSPVRCRSPSPVHHTSLSPVQQRYQRSPLTPQRQSTSLMQKSSLVPARMRPHTPSHHRSPSPYESSSPSPTRRRDLSPVKRKSPSEYKRSPVQSPREKFRTRESLSPAVHRHSSSLRSPLRDLKDQNDLRKRSAISPSPERSPAVSESPLHAPRKRRTSEDRRSFSPCDSPVRQARLARIDDSNLSPPQKPRDKLRQGGPDTSKERKGANQTRDHKSVSSHRSMQKEDYSPDTVAPDCHPPESGSQPDKMDLKKKNQDLRSEKSSGRSAHPVTVDQEKSPILPAERRQSSYPGESRRSDERNHSRSRNGKDSDQRHKSENVTMVIEKVDHGNRSDTVDSGSEESYKHRNDNKEKRKHKYERKEVASDDDYSYDSETERKQAKRRRKEEKKLRKEEKRRRRDEKRRRKEERRAEKLKLKNHNDADGSDGEHVPKRVSHPSEDEATESEQKRLEIELRNKALESIKAKKISSR; encoded by the exons ATGTCGGGCGGGTTCTTCAGG GGCACCTCGGCTGATCAAGATACGCGGTTCTCGAACAAGCAAGCGAAGCTCATGAAATCGCAGAAATTCGCGGCTGAACTGGACCATCTG GTGGACATGGCAAAAGTGAAGATGGATGTTATTAGACCATGGATTGCTAATAGGGTTACTGAGCTACTTGGCTTTGAAGATGAAGTTCTCATCAACTTCATTTATGGTCTTCTTGATGGAAAg GAGGTGAATGGGAAAGAGGTCCAGATATCACTTACTGGTTTCATGGAAAAAAATACTGGTAAGTTTATGAAAGAGCTTTGGATACTTCTCCTCAGTGCGCAAAAGAATGCTAGTGGAGTTCCTCAACAGTTCTTGGatgccaaggaagaagaaacaaggaaaaaaaag GTGGAGGCAGATAGGATAGCAAATGAAAttcagaagaagaaagagaaggaaaGTAGAGAACTTGAccaagagagattgaagaagatg GACGGTGCAGTTGAAATGAAGGCTGCTGCTGCTGATGCTTTGGATGCAAACGCAAAGACTACGCTTGCAAAGGATTCGAGTATCTGGTCCGAGGATGGGAAAGGACCTGGTGAGAGGAATGGTGTGAGAGGAAGGAGCAG GGTTCCTAAGTCTCCTCAGTCGGCTGGTCATTCTCCTTCACCTCATCG AGGTTCACCTTCCAGGTCATTCAGCAAGTCTCATTCCAATTCCAGAAGTTATTCAGA TGGCAGGCGTAAGTCAAGGAGTGTGTCTAGATCACCTGAAGCACGAAGGCGCTCTATTTCTGCTGATAGGGTGCACCACTCTTTGAGAAGACGATCAATTACACCCCGTAGGAGACATTCACCTCCGTTATCCCGCTCTCCTAGACGAAGATCATCTTATTTAAGGCGAAGATCTAGGTCACGGTCGCTTCGCAGATCACCTTCGCCCTTACGACGTAGACGTAATTCACCCTCACCTATGCTTCATGGATCACCATCTCTTGCTCGACATCGTAGATCACCATCTCCTGTTGTTCGACGCCGTAGGTCGCCATCACCTGTGCGGCGCCATAGGTCACCATCACCTGTTCGACGTCGTAGGTCACCATCACCTATTCGGCGCCGTGGGTCACCATCACCTGTTCGTCGCCGAAGGTCACCATCACCTGTTTGGCATCGTAGGTCACCATCACCTGTTCGACGTCGTAGGTCACCGTCACCTGTTCGGTGTCGTAGGTCACCTTCACCAATTCGGCGTCGTAGGTCACCTTCACCAATTCGGCGTCGTAGATCACCTTTACCAATTCGACATCGTAGATCACCTTCACCCATGGAACGTGAATCTCTTTCACCTGTGCGACGTGGCCTTTCTCTGGTGCATCATAGGACCCCTTCGCCTGTGCGTTGTAGGTCGCCTTCGCCTGTTCATCATACTTCACTCTCTCCTGTGCAACAACGGTATCAAAGATCTCCTTTGACTCCACAACGCCAATCTACATCTCTCATGCAAAAAAGTTCACTTGTTCCTGCTCGCATGAGACCACATACTCCATCCCATCATAGGTCTCCTTCACCCTATGAATCAAGTTCTCCATCTCCTACACGGCGTAGGGATCTATCTCCGGTTAAGAGGAAATCTCCCAGTGAGTATAAGAGATCACCCGTGCAATCTCCTAGAGAGAAATTTAG AACTCGTGAGAGTTTGTCTCCTGCTGTGCATCGACATTCCAGCTCTTTGAGGTCACCACTTAGAGATTTAAAGGACCAGAATGATTTACGTAAGAGGTCAGCTATTTCACCTTCACCAGAGAGGTCTCCGGCTGTGTCAGAATCCCCTCTACATGCACCAAGGAAAAGGAGAACTAGTGAAGATAGGAG GTCATTTAGTCCATGTGATAGCCCTGTGAGGCAGGCCAGGCTTGCGAGGATTGATGATAGCAACTTGAGTCCTCCACAAAAACCAAGAGATAAACTTCGCCAGGGTGGTCCAGATACAAGCAAGGAGCGAAAAGGTGCCAATCAGACTAG GGATCATAAATCTGTGTCATCACATAGATCTATGCAGAAGGAAGATTATTCTCCAGACACAGTTGCACCAGATTGTCACCCTCCTGAATCTGGGAGCCAACCTGATAAGATggatttgaagaagaaaaaccagGATTTAAGGAG TGAAAAATCCTCTGGGAGGAGTGCTCATCCTGTAACTGTTGATCAAGAAAAGTCACCAATCTTGCCTGCTGAGAGGCGTCAATCATCATACCCTGGAGAAAGTAGAAGATCTGATGAGAGAAACCACTCTCGTTCAAGGAATGGCAAGGACAGTGATCAACGACATAAATCAGAAAATGTGACAATGGTCATTGAAAAAGTTGATCATGGAAACCGGAGTGATACTGTTGATTCTGGTTCTGAGGAAAGTTACAAACATAGAAACGATAATAAGGAAAAGAGAAAGCATAAATATGAGAGAAAAGAAGTGGCTTCAGATGATGACTACAGTTATGATTCTGAAACTGAGAGGAAGCAGGCTAAGAGGaggagaaaggaagaaaagaaattaagaaaagagGAAAAGCGTCGAAGGCGTGATGAGAAGCGTCGTAGGAAGGAAGAGCGACGTGCAGAGAAgctcaaattgaaaaatcataatgATGCTGATGGTTCAGATGGAGAACATGTTCCTAAAAGGGTGTCTCATCCAAGTGAAGATGAAGCAACAGAATCTGAACAGAAAAGGCTTGAAATTGAGTTACGAAATAAGGCCTTAGAATCCATCAAAGCAAAGAAGATCAGCAGTCGCTAA